The following proteins are encoded in a genomic region of Coffea eugenioides isolate CCC68of chromosome 6, Ceug_1.0, whole genome shotgun sequence:
- the LOC113772889 gene encoding pentatricopeptide repeat-containing protein At1g79540 yields the protein MEPALEKVVPFLTREVVASVIEEKKKNLELGFRFFIWAMKNKRLRSRASHRLIVDMLVGDNCSGKSGHLDGFELYWRIFDEVRKRVGPMDSAALAVLISAYWKIKNAEKAVETFGKMREFDCTPDLYVYNIILHVVVKKDVILLALALYNMMLKSNCRPNCSTFNILIHGLYKSGKTQDALHLFDEMRDLGLLPNKTTYTMILLGLCQAKRTDDAHRLFNLMKTSGCLPDNVTYNALLNGFCKLGRVDEAFALLKSFTKDGYAVKLPGYSCLVDGLIRARRIDEAHELFQKLFEIPVIPDRVLYTTMMRGLSQAGRLKDALNLLKDMTQRGVVPDTQCYNTLIKGFCDIGLLDQARSLQLEISRNDLFPDTCTYTVLICALCENGMVREAQNIFDEMEKIGCFPSVVTFNSLIHGLCMSGLLEKAHLMFYRMEIGKNPSLFLRLSQGADRVLDSASLQTMVEKLCDSGSILKAYKLLMQLADSGVVPNVITYNILINGLCKGGNLNGAFKLFEELQLKGHSPDKITYGTLIDGLQMAGREEDAFKLFEQMSNNGCTPGPEVYKSLMTWACRKMKTSLASSIWLKYMKAVGGEANEKIGSIEKHFEEGNLEMAVKGILEIDFQSVTFDSAPYNIWLIGLCQAQRTEEALKVFSILEELSINISAPGCVMLIQSLCNDGKLDQAISIFLYTLEKGIRLMPRICNNLLTMLLHSQEKAEDAFYLLKEMKSMGYNLDSYLYKNTKSLLIHHRYRKVRKLESVSHG from the coding sequence ATGGAGCCAGCTCTTGAGAAGGTAGTCCCTTTTCTAACTCGTGAAGTGGTAGCTTCTGTtattgaagaaaaaaagaaaaaccttgAATTGGGATTTAGATTTTTTATCTGGGCTATGAAGAACAAGCGTCTTCGCAGCCGGGCTTCACATAGGTTAATAGTTGACATGCTTGTTGGGGATAATTGTAGTGGTAAAAGTGGTCATCTTGATGGGTTTGAGTTATATTGGAGGATTTTTGACGAGGTTAGGAAACGGGTGGGTCCTATGGATTCAGCTGCATTGGCCGTATTGATTTCGGCGTATTGGAAGATTAAAAATGCTGAAAAGGCCGTGGAAACATTCGGGAAAATGAGAGAGTTCGATTGTACACCGGATTTATATGTTTATAACATAATATTGCATGTTGTAGTTAAGAAAGATGTCATTTTGTTAGCGTTGGCACTGTATAATATGATGTTGAAATCAAATTGTAGGCCTAATTGCTCGACTTTTAACATTTTGATCCATGGGTTGTACAAGAGTGGGAAGACTCAGGATGCGTTACatctgtttgatgaaatgcgTGATCTAGGATTGTTGCCTAATAAGACTACCTACACTATGATTCtcttgggtttgtgtcaggcgAAGAGGACTGATGATGCACATAGGCTGTTTAATTTGATGAAGACTAGTGGTTGTTTGCCGGATAATGTCACTTATAATGCTTTGCTTAATGGGTTTTGTAAGTTGGGCAGGGTTGATGAGGCATTTGCCCTGTTGAAGTCTTTTACAAAAGATGGCTATGCCGTTAAACTACCAGGCTACAGTTGTTTGGTTGATGGCTTGATTAGAGCCCGTAGGATTGATGAAGCACACGAACTCTTTCAGAAACTTTTTGAGATTCCTGTGATACCTGATCGAGTATTATATACGACTATGATGCGTGGGCTATCGCAAGCTGGAAGGTTAAAGGATGCTTTGAATCTGTTGAAGGACATGACACAAAGGGGTGTTGTACCAGATACTCAATGTTACAATACTTTAATTAAGGGGTTCTGTGACATAGGTCTGTTAGATCAAGCGCGGTCTCTTCAGCTAGAAATTTCAAGGAATGATCTCTTCCCTGATACATGCActtatactgttttaatttgTGCTTTGTGTGAGAATGGCATGGTTCGAGAGGCGCAGAATATTTTTGATGAGATGGAGAAGATTGGCTGCTTTCCCTCTGTTGTAACCTTTAATTCTCTTATTCATGGTTTATGTATGTCTGGTCTGCTTGAGAAAGCTCACCTTATGTTCTACAGGATGGAGATAGGAAAAAACCCTTCATTATTTCTAAGGCTTTCTCAGGGTGCAGATAGAGTTCTTGATAGTGCAAGCCTCCAAACAATGGTGGAGAAATTGTGCGACTCTGGGTCGATATTAAAAGCTTACAAGCTTCTCATGCAGCTGGCTGATAGTGGGGTTGTACCAAATGTCATAACATACAACATTTTGATAAATGGCTTATGCAAAGGTGGCAATTTGAATGGTGCTTTCAAACTTTTTGAggagctccaactcaaggggCATTCTCCCGATAAAATCACATATGGAACTCTAATAGATGGGCTTCAGATGGCTGGTCGTGAAGAGGATGCATTTAAGCTCTTTGAACAGATGAGTAATAATGGATGCACGCCTGGCCCAGAGGTTTACAAGTCACTTATGACTTGGGCTTGCAGAAAGATGAAGACATCTCTGGCTTCTAGCATTTGGTTGAAATATATGAAGGCTGTTGGTGGTGAGGCAAATGAAAAAATTGGGTCCATTGAAAAACATTTCGAGGAGGGAAACTTGGAAATGGCTGTTAAAGGGATACTTGAAATTGATTTTCAGTCAGTAACTTTTGATTCTGCACCTTATAATATTTGGCTCATTGGTCTGTGTCAGGCACAAAGGACAGAGGAGGCTTTAAAGGTTTTCTCCATCCTTGAGGAGCTTTCTATAAATATATCTGCTCCTGGTTGTGTGATGTTAATCCAGAGTCTTTGCAATGATGGAAAGCTGGATCAGGCAATTAGCATTTTCCTGTACACTCTGGAGAAAGGCATCCGATTGATGCCACGAATCTGCAACAATCTACTAACTATGTTACTTCATTCTCAAGAGAAGGCGGAGGATGCATTTTATCTCTTAAAAGAAATGAAGTCCATGGGATACAATTTAGATTCCTATCTTTACAAAAATACTAAATCCCTTTTAATTCATCATAGATAtagaaaagtaagaaaactgGAAAGTGTGTCACATGGGTAA
- the LOC113775887 gene encoding pentatricopeptide repeat-containing protein At2g41720, which yields MATLPHHSPFLRLSNPPEPNSISKPANATRPRTTRLTIHCKKPKNEEAFKEKKKAHVDYDNGTHRVSVQVSGLRASDLPKRHRLRVSTDRFQKDWSISEVVEKIMALNRFEDIEGVLNRWAGRFARKNFPVLIREITQTGSIEHSIQVFSWMKNQKIYCARNDIYNMMIRLHARHNQVDQARGLFFEMQKWRCKPDVETYNALINVHGRIGQWRWAMNIMEDMLRAAIPPSRSTYNNLINACGSTGNWKEALRVCKQMTENGVGPDLVTHNIMLSAYKSGAEYSRALSYFELMKGTNIRPDTTTLNIIIHCQIKLGQYEKAVQLFNSMREKRAECHPDVVTFTSIMHMYSVLGQVENCKAVFNSLLAEGLKPNVVSYNALLGAHASSGMSTEALSIFHEMKQKGLRPDVVSFTSLLNAYGRSQQPQKAREIFEMMKQNHCKPNLVSYNALIDAFGYNGLLSEAVEVLHEMEQNGVQPNVVTISTLLAACGRCCQKVKIESILRAAELRHIKLNTVAYNSAIGSYMNFGDFDKAIILYGSMRKHNVKPDSVTYNVLISGCCKMSKFSNALEFLNEMLDLKVPLSQEVYSSAICAYSKQGQLAGAESMFSMMKMAGFHPDVVTYTAMLHAYSVGDDWEKAFAIFQEMELHGVQPDSIACSTLMRAFNRGCQPGKVLLAADFMKEKKIPLSDAIFSEIISACTILRDWRRTTEIIKMMETSLAVVSVGTLNQLLHSIGKSGKIETMMKLFYKMVALGSEVNFSTYSILLKNLLASGNWRKYVEVLQWMEDGGIQPSMKMYHDILSFAQKSAGIQYGATIQECVESMKKRSKVEASLEKPRESSSQAQALIGGVKIL from the exons ATGGCAACTTTACCCCATCACTCCCCCTTCCTGAGGCTCTCCAACCCACCCGAACCAAACTCCATCTCCAAACCCGCAAATGCAACCCGTCCAAGAACAACCCGGTTAACAATTCATTGCAAAAAACCCAAGAACGAGGAAGCAttcaaggagaagaagaaagccCACGTGGACTACGACAATGGGACCCATCGTGTCTCTGTACAAGTCAGCGGGCTCCGGGCATCCGACTTGCCGAAGCGGCACCGTTTACGGGTCTCAACCGACCGGTTCCAGAAGGACTGGTCCATCTCAGAGGTTGTGGAGAAGATAATGGCGCTCAACCGGTTTGAGGATATTGAAGGCGTCTTGAACCGCTGGGCTGGCCGGTTTGCCCGCAAGAATTTCCCGGTTCTTATCAGG GAAATAACTCAAACAGGTTCAATTGAACATAGCATTCAAGTGTTTTCTTGGATGAAGAATCAGAAGATATATTGTGCAAGAAATGATATCTATAATATGATGATAAGATTACATGCTAGGCATAATCAAGTGGATCAAGCACGTGGCTTGTTCTTCGAGATGCAAAAGTGGAG ATGCAAGCCGGATGTTGAAACCTATAATGCACTCATTAATGTGCATGGTCGAATTGGTCAGTGGCGCTGGGCAATGAATATCATGGAAGACATGCTTCGTGCAGCT ATTCCACCAAGTAGGTCAACTTACAACAACTTGATCAATGCATGTGGATCTACTGGTAATTGGAAAGAAGCTCTTAGAGTTTGCAAGCAAATGACCGAAAATGGAGTGGGGCCTGATCTGGTGACCCACAATATAATGCTATCTGCATATAAAAGTGGGGCTGAATATTCTAGAGCATTATCCTACTTTGAACTGATGAAAGGAACAAATATTCGTCCTGACACTACTACCCTTAATATTATTATACATTGCCAGATAAAGCTTGGTCAATATGAGAAAGCTGTTCAACTTTTTAATTcaatgagagagaaaagagcaGAATGTCACCCTGATGTTGTAACATTTACTAGTATCATGCATATGTATTCGGTTTTGGGCCAGGTTGAAAACTGCAAAGCTGTTTTTAACTCACTGCTAGCAGAAGGTTTGAAGCCTAATGTTGTTTCATATAATGCATTACTTGGTGCACATGCTTCATCTGGGATGAGTACAGAGGCCTTATCAATTTTTCATGAGATGAAACAGAAGGGACTCAGGCCAGATGTTGTCTCTTTTACATCTTTGCTCAATGCTTATGGAAGGTCACAGCAACCACAGAAGGCCAGGGAAATATTTGAGATGATGAAACAGAACCATTGCAAACCAAATCTAGTGAGCTATAATGCTCTCATTGATGCCTTTGGTTATAATGGGCTTTTATCTGAAGCTGTCGAAGTGTTGCATGAAATGGAGCAGAATGGCGTCCAACCTAACGTTGTTACAATTAGTACCTTGTTGGCGGCCTGTGGCAGGTGTTGTCAAAAAGTGAAGATTGAATCCATATTGCGAGCTGCTGAGTTGCGGCACATTAAATTGAACACAGTTGCATATAATTCTGCGATTGGAAGTTACATGAATTTTGGGGACTTTGATAAAGCAATAATTTTATATGGGTCGATGAGGAAACATAATGTTAAACCCGATTCTGTCACTTACAATGTGTTGATAAGTGGTTGCTGTAAGATGTCAAAGTTCTCTAATGCACTTGAATTTCTCAATGAAATGTTGGACCTCAAAGTTCCATTATCCCAAGAGGTGTATTCATCTGCTATATGTGCCTATAGTAAACAG ggTCAACTTGCTGGAGCAGAATCAATGTTTTCCATGATGAAGATGGCTGGTTTTCATCCCGATGTTGTCACATATACTGCTATGCTACATGCATATAGTGTTGGTG ATGATTGGGAGAAAGCTTTTGCAATATTTCAAGAAATGGAATTGCATGGTGTCCAGCCAGATTCTATAGCTTGTTCAACTCTTATGAGAGCTTTTAATAGAGGATGCCAACCAGGAAAAGTTCTGCTTGCTGCAGATtttatgaaagaaaagaagatcCCCTTGTCAGATGCTATTTTCTCTGAAATTATCTCAGCATGTACCAT CTTGCGAGATTGGAGAAGAACTACTGAAATTATAAAAATGATGGAGACTTCATTAGCTGTTGTCTCTGTTGGAACTCTTAATCAACTTTTGCATTCTATCGGGAAATCTGGGAAGATTGAAACCATGATGAAG TTATTCTACAAGATGGTGGCATTAGGTAGTGAAGTCAACTTCTCAACGTATTCAATTCTCTTAAAGAATCTTTTGGCTTCTGGAAATTGGAGGAAATATGTGGAG GTTCTGCAATGGATGGAGGATGGAGGAATTCAGCCTTCAATGAAAATGTACCATGACATACTATCCTTTGCTCAAAAAAGCGCTGGAATTCAGTATGGAGCTACCATACAAGAGTGTGTTG AATCCATGAAGAAGAGAAGTAAGGTTGAAGCATCGCTGGAAAAGCCAAGAGAATCCTCCTCGCAAGCCCAAGCATTGATAGGTGGAGTAAAAATTTTATAG